One genomic segment of Desulfomicrobium sp. ZS1 includes these proteins:
- the trpB gene encoding tryptophan synthase subunit beta, with protein MSRISDMLPRHFGPYGGRYVPEMLVPALEELEQGYLKYKDDPEFTAELTDLYQNYCGRPTPLYFAENLTRELGGCKIYLKLEGLAHTGAHKINNALGQALLAKRLGKTKVIAETGAGQHGLASATVAARFGLECKVFMGEVDVRRQYPNVYAMKLLGAEVIPVTDGTKTLKDAVNATLKYWIQNLKDTHYILGSALGPFPYPVMVRDFQSVIGREARTQILEREGRLPNHLVACVGGGSNSIGLFHPFLQDAGIRFHGAEAGGRGPAVGDNAARFGGKPKVGIAQGYKSYFLQDESGQLQDTHSVSAGLDYAGVGPELAWLHDQSVIEFAPITDVQALDAFKRLTRLEGIIPALESSHAVARAIELAPTLPKDEIMIVNISGRGDKDIFITAMELDRENWIAFLENEVRHGK; from the coding sequence ATGAGCAGAATATCCGACATGCTCCCGCGTCATTTCGGCCCGTACGGCGGCCGCTATGTGCCGGAGATGCTTGTTCCGGCCCTGGAAGAGCTGGAGCAGGGCTACCTGAAATACAAGGACGACCCTGAGTTCACGGCCGAACTGACGGACCTGTATCAAAACTACTGCGGCCGCCCCACGCCGCTCTACTTCGCCGAGAACCTGACCCGGGAGCTGGGCGGCTGCAAAATCTACCTGAAGCTTGAAGGGCTGGCGCACACCGGCGCGCACAAGATCAACAACGCCCTCGGCCAGGCCCTGCTGGCCAAACGGCTGGGCAAGACCAAGGTCATCGCCGAGACCGGGGCCGGGCAGCACGGCCTGGCCTCGGCCACGGTGGCCGCGCGCTTCGGCCTTGAGTGCAAGGTCTTCATGGGCGAGGTGGACGTGCGCCGCCAGTATCCCAACGTCTATGCCATGAAGCTCCTCGGCGCCGAGGTCATCCCGGTCACCGACGGCACGAAGACCCTGAAGGACGCGGTCAACGCCACCCTCAAATACTGGATTCAGAACTTGAAAGACACGCACTACATCCTGGGCTCGGCCTTAGGCCCCTTTCCCTACCCGGTCATGGTGCGCGATTTCCAGTCCGTCATCGGCCGCGAAGCGCGCACCCAGATCCTGGAGCGCGAGGGCAGGCTGCCCAATCATCTGGTGGCCTGCGTGGGCGGCGGCTCCAACTCCATCGGGCTCTTCCACCCCTTTCTGCAGGACGCGGGCATCCGCTTCCACGGAGCTGAGGCGGGCGGACGCGGCCCGGCGGTCGGCGACAACGCGGCCCGCTTCGGCGGCAAGCCCAAGGTCGGCATCGCGCAGGGCTACAAAAGCTATTTTCTGCAGGACGAGAGCGGACAGCTGCAGGACACCCATTCGGTCTCAGCGGGTCTCGATTATGCAGGGGTCGGACCGGAGCTGGCCTGGCTCCATGACCAGAGCGTCATCGAATTCGCGCCCATCACAGATGTGCAGGCACTAGATGCCTTCAAGCGCCTGACGCGGCTGGAGGGAATCATCCCGGCGCTCGAATCCTCCCATGCCGTGGCCAGGGCCATCGAACTGGCGCCGACGCTGCCGAAAGACGAGATCATGATCGTCAACATATCCGGACGCGGCGACAAGGACATCTTCATCACGGCCATGGAACTGGACCGCGAAAACTGGATCGCTTTTCTGGAAAACGAGGTGCGTCATGGAAAATAA
- a CDS encoding glutamine synthetase family protein, translated as MPEYPIFNCKNSDDVVKAVREHKIELVQFWFVDVLGTLKSFQVLPGELEAAFEEGMGFDGSSLEGFCRIEESDMIAIPDPATFQLVTWRQTAAPIARMFCDILEPNGTPFAGDSRHCLKRNLQAAASKGYSFYVGPELEFFLFESSTSPKPLDAGGYFDAPPLDLAGDIRREIISCLRSMGIPVEYGHHEVAPSQHELALRYTDALKMADTAITYRVVVKEIARQNGCYATFMPKPLYGENGSGMHVHQSLFKNGRNLFYDADGDHHLSREAKSYIAGLLTHCKEFTAITNQWVNSYKRLVPGFEAPTNIAWARRNRSTLVRVPMYKPGKEAATRVELRSPDPACNPYLTFACMLAAGLKGIEENYALSAPVEEDIYNMNAGERRARGIESLPGSLEKALEAMEGSTLIREALGEHIFTKFLANKHIEWDQYRSQVTNYELERYLPRL; from the coding sequence ATGCCCGAATATCCCATCTTCAATTGCAAAAATTCCGACGATGTCGTCAAAGCCGTGCGCGAACACAAGATCGAGCTGGTCCAGTTCTGGTTTGTGGATGTGCTTGGAACCTTGAAAAGCTTTCAGGTCCTGCCCGGCGAGCTGGAGGCGGCCTTCGAGGAAGGCATGGGGTTTGACGGCTCTTCCCTGGAAGGTTTTTGCAGAATTGAAGAAAGTGACATGATCGCCATCCCGGACCCGGCCACGTTTCAGCTGGTCACCTGGAGGCAGACCGCCGCGCCCATCGCACGCATGTTCTGCGACATTCTGGAACCAAACGGCACTCCCTTTGCCGGGGACAGCCGCCATTGCCTGAAACGCAACCTGCAGGCCGCGGCGAGCAAGGGCTATTCCTTCTATGTCGGACCCGAGCTCGAATTTTTCCTGTTTGAGAGCTCAACGTCTCCCAAGCCTCTCGATGCGGGCGGCTATTTCGACGCGCCGCCGCTGGATCTGGCCGGGGACATCCGCCGCGAAATCATCTCCTGCCTGCGCTCCATGGGCATCCCCGTGGAATACGGGCACCATGAGGTCGCGCCCAGCCAGCATGAACTCGCTCTGCGCTATACCGACGCCCTCAAGATGGCGGACACGGCCATCACCTACCGCGTGGTGGTCAAGGAGATCGCCCGCCAGAACGGCTGCTACGCGACCTTCATGCCCAAGCCGCTCTACGGCGAGAACGGTAGCGGCATGCACGTGCATCAATCCCTGTTCAAGAACGGCCGCAACCTCTTCTACGATGCCGACGGCGACCATCACTTAAGCCGCGAGGCCAAGTCCTACATCGCGGGGCTCCTTACGCACTGCAAGGAATTCACGGCCATCACCAACCAGTGGGTCAACTCCTACAAGCGTCTCGTGCCCGGTTTCGAGGCTCCGACCAACATCGCCTGGGCGCGGCGCAACCGCTCCACCCTGGTCCGCGTGCCCATGTACAAGCCGGGCAAGGAAGCCGCCACCCGCGTGGAACTGCGCTCCCCCGACCCGGCCTGCAACCCGTACCTGACCTTCGCCTGCATGCTCGCGGCCGGCCTCAAGGGCATCGAGGAAAACTACGCCCTGTCCGCGCCCGTGGAAGAAGACATCTACAACATGAACGCCGGGGAACGCCGGGCTCGCGGCATCGAGAGCCTGCCGGGCAGCCTGGAAAAGGCCCTTGAAGCCATGGAGGGCAGCACCCTGATCCGCGAGGCCCTGGGCGAGCACATCTTCACCAAATTCCTGGCCAACAAACATATAGAGTGGGACCAGTACCGCTCGCAGGTCACGAATTACGAGCTGGAGAGATATTTACCTCGGCTGTAG
- a CDS encoding anthranilate synthase component I family protein yields MITLPQQGTWLPADTQTPISLYLTLVRDKQGFLLESTEVDGRLGRYSLIGWDYRLILSCSGGKLDVQSYDPRLHGLKEFSGQDYVTGLRACLSALTVTGPENLGPLPAVTRSVCGYMAYNMGGIFEPALADKLPPEEGRSIMVLPGKVILFDHLHHRCCYLTLDSTTNLNGCQRPSTPAPPVVGAITTTPNQDEFLRRVGRAKDLITEGEAIQIVLSTRFSAPFSGSAFELYRRLRQINPSPYTFFMSFGELTVMGSSPELLIRCEDGLLQLRPIAGTRVRGATEAEDQALAEELLADEKERAEHVMLVDLGRNDLGRIAAPGTVHVDKYMQVERFSHVMHLTSYLSAHLAEGLDAIDVLKAGFPAGTVSGAPKIRAMQIIADEEKLDRGPYAGGIGWIGLDQGQVNLDTGITIRSLWVENGQINWQAGAGLVFDSDPEKEWQECHNKARAILKAITSTGGGDDFTDRQL; encoded by the coding sequence ATGATCACCCTACCCCAACAGGGGACTTGGCTCCCGGCGGACACACAGACGCCCATCTCCCTGTACCTGACACTGGTGCGCGATAAACAGGGCTTCCTTCTTGAAAGCACCGAGGTGGACGGACGGCTGGGCCGGTATAGCCTCATCGGCTGGGATTATCGGCTGATCCTCTCCTGCTCCGGCGGCAAGCTCGACGTGCAGAGCTACGACCCGCGCCTGCACGGCCTGAAGGAATTCAGCGGCCAGGATTACGTGACGGGCCTTCGCGCATGCTTAAGCGCCCTGACCGTGACCGGCCCCGAGAACCTGGGCCCGCTCCCGGCCGTGACCAGGAGCGTGTGCGGCTACATGGCCTACAACATGGGCGGCATCTTCGAGCCGGCCCTGGCCGACAAGTTGCCTCCCGAAGAAGGGCGCTCCATCATGGTCCTGCCGGGCAAGGTCATTCTCTTCGACCACCTGCACCACCGCTGCTGCTACCTGACGCTCGACTCGACGACCAACCTGAACGGCTGCCAGCGCCCGAGCACACCGGCTCCGCCCGTGGTCGGCGCCATCACCACCACGCCGAACCAGGACGAATTCCTGCGCCGTGTGGGCCGGGCCAAGGACCTCATCACCGAGGGCGAAGCCATCCAGATCGTGCTCTCAACCCGCTTCTCGGCCCCGTTTTCTGGCTCCGCCTTTGAACTGTACCGGCGTCTGCGGCAGATCAACCCATCCCCGTACACCTTCTTCATGTCCTTCGGGGAGCTGACGGTCATGGGCTCCTCGCCGGAACTGCTCATCCGCTGCGAGGACGGCCTCTTGCAACTGCGCCCAATAGCCGGAACCCGCGTGCGCGGCGCCACTGAGGCCGAGGATCAGGCCCTGGCCGAGGAGCTGCTGGCCGACGAGAAGGAGCGGGCCGAGCACGTCATGCTCGTGGACCTGGGTCGCAACGACCTCGGCCGCATCGCCGCCCCCGGCACCGTGCATGTCGACAAGTACATGCAGGTCGAGCGGTTTTCCCACGTCATGCACCTGACCTCCTACCTCTCGGCCCATCTGGCCGAGGGCCTCGACGCCATCGACGTATTGAAGGCCGGATTCCCGGCGGGCACCGTCTCCGGCGCTCCCAAGATCCGGGCCATGCAGATCATCGCCGACGAGGAAAAGCTCGATCGCGGCCCCTATGCCGGCGGCATCGGCTGGATCGGCCTCGATCAGGGGCAGGTCAACCTCGACACAGGCATCACCATCCGTTCCCTGTGGGTGGAGAACGGCCAGATCAACTGGCAGGCGGGCGCAGGCCTCGTCTTTGACTCGGATCCGGAAAAGGAATGGCAGGAGTGCCACAACAAGGCCAGGGCAATTCTGAAGGCCATCACCAGCACAGGAGGCGGAGATGATTTTACTGATCGACAACTTTGA
- a CDS encoding aminodeoxychorismate/anthranilate synthase component II: MILLIDNFDSFTFNLVQVFQSLGANPLVLRNNEPEILNLATDPRLRGAIISPGPSHPRNTGLCLQFLDVVPKSVPVLGVCLGHQTLAHHSGVTVGSARRIMHGKTSDIRHDGTGLFAGLPNPMQIGRYHSLAVHEEGRTDLPFAVTARTEHGEVMALAFKDRPWVGVQFHPESVLTPDGPKLLKNFLHMCDTTE, translated from the coding sequence ATGATTTTACTGATCGACAACTTTGACTCGTTTACTTTCAACCTGGTTCAGGTTTTCCAATCTTTGGGCGCAAACCCCTTGGTGCTTCGTAACAACGAGCCGGAAATCCTGAACCTGGCCACGGACCCGCGCCTGCGTGGCGCGATCATCTCCCCCGGCCCCAGCCACCCGCGCAACACCGGGCTGTGCCTGCAGTTTCTGGATGTGGTGCCGAAAAGCGTGCCGGTCCTTGGCGTCTGCCTCGGACACCAGACCCTGGCGCACCACAGCGGCGTGACCGTGGGTTCGGCCCGACGCATCATGCACGGCAAGACCTCGGATATCCGCCACGACGGGACCGGCCTCTTTGCCGGGCTGCCAAACCCCATGCAGATCGGGCGCTACCATTCCCTGGCCGTGCATGAGGAAGGACGGACCGACCTGCCCTTCGCCGTCACCGCCCGCACCGAGCACGGGGAGGTCATGGCCCTGGCCTTCAAAGACCGCCCATGGGTCGGTGTGCAGTTCCATCCCGAATCCGTGCTCACGCCGGACGGCCCAAAGCTTCTCAAAAACTTCCTGCACATGTGCGACACCACGGAGTAA
- a CDS encoding phosphoribosylanthranilate isomerase: MIIKVCGMTRAEDVEFCDRLGIDLLGFIFHPESPRNVAPEWVATQKPGRALKTGVFVRQSVEEVSAIARAAGLDLLQLHGGHTVEQCRDLGPERVIKTMWPQRYPNTERLLADMLLFAPVCRAILLDSGKSGGGHGKSLNPADLRRLNCPHPWYLAGGLGPHNLDTMKTTGASGFDLNSGVEKLPGIKDHEKIRTALHILRGKP; the protein is encoded by the coding sequence ATGATCATCAAGGTTTGCGGCATGACCAGGGCCGAGGACGTCGAATTCTGCGACAGGCTCGGCATCGACCTTTTGGGCTTCATCTTTCATCCCGAGAGCCCCAGAAACGTCGCCCCGGAATGGGTCGCCACCCAAAAGCCCGGCCGCGCCCTCAAGACCGGCGTCTTCGTGCGTCAGAGCGTGGAAGAAGTCAGCGCCATCGCCAGGGCGGCAGGCCTCGACCTGCTGCAACTCCACGGCGGACACACCGTGGAGCAGTGCCGCGACCTCGGACCCGAGCGGGTCATCAAGACCATGTGGCCCCAGCGTTATCCGAACACGGAACGCCTGCTCGCGGACATGCTGCTTTTCGCCCCGGTCTGCCGGGCCATTCTGCTCGACAGCGGCAAAAGCGGCGGCGGGCACGGCAAGAGCCTCAATCCGGCGGACCTGCGACGCCTCAACTGCCCCCATCCCTGGTATCTGGCCGGGGGGCTTGGCCCCCACAATCTGGACACCATGAAAACCACCGGCGCGAGCGGCTTCGACCTCAATTCCGGAGTGGAAAAACTCCCCGGAATCAAGGATCATGAAAAAATACGCACCGCCTTACACATACTGCGAGGAAAACCATGA
- the betA gene encoding choline dehydrogenase, whose product MKFYDYIIVGGGSAGSVLANRLSANPKTSVLVLEAGLPDFRLDFRIHMPAALTYPLAGKTYNWWYESEPEPHMHNRRIYQPRGKVLGGSSCINGMIHIRGNAMDYEKWAREKGLENWDYVRCLPYFKRFEYRLKGTDEYQGGAGPLYLTSPECDNPLFDAFFQAVQEAGYPLTDVNGYQQEGFGKFDRTTYRGRRWNAARAYVHPVKNRRNLTVKCKATAHRILFEGTRAIGVEYERLGRMHRVNGGEIISCGGAINSPQLLQLSGIGNGAELRELGIPVVHDLPGVGENLQDHLELYVQYACTKPVSMFPALKWWNQPWIGLKWLFGQTGEAATNHFEAGGFVRGNDQVEYPNIQYHFLPIAIRYDGSSPNAGHGYQVHVGPMNTDVRGHVKIKSADPKEYPSILFNYLSTEQERRDWVDAIRLTRKIMTQPAFDSLRGRELAPGEDVQTDEEILDFVAREGESAYHPSCTCKMGYDDMAVVDSELRVHGVQGLRVVDASVMPYVTNGNIYAPVMMIAEKGADLILGNTPLAPDTAPFYRHEKNTAKVKK is encoded by the coding sequence ATGAAGTTTTATGATTACATCATTGTCGGCGGCGGCTCCGCCGGCAGCGTCCTGGCCAACCGTCTCAGCGCCAACCCCAAAACCAGCGTCTTGGTCCTTGAAGCGGGCCTGCCAGACTTCCGCCTTGATTTCCGCATCCACATGCCTGCGGCCCTGACCTATCCCCTGGCCGGAAAGACCTACAACTGGTGGTACGAATCCGAACCGGAACCGCACATGCACAACCGGCGCATCTACCAGCCGCGCGGCAAGGTGCTGGGCGGATCGAGCTGCATCAACGGCATGATCCACATTCGCGGCAACGCCATGGATTACGAGAAGTGGGCCCGTGAAAAGGGTCTGGAGAACTGGGATTATGTCCGCTGCCTGCCTTACTTCAAACGCTTCGAATACCGCCTTAAAGGTACGGACGAATATCAGGGCGGAGCAGGGCCCCTGTATCTGACCAGCCCGGAGTGCGACAACCCGCTCTTCGACGCATTTTTCCAGGCCGTACAGGAAGCGGGATATCCCCTGACCGACGTCAACGGCTACCAGCAGGAAGGATTCGGCAAATTCGACCGCACCACATATCGCGGCCGCCGCTGGAACGCAGCCCGGGCCTACGTCCATCCGGTCAAGAACAGGCGTAACCTGACCGTCAAGTGCAAGGCCACGGCCCATCGCATCCTTTTTGAAGGCACCCGCGCAATAGGCGTGGAATACGAACGCCTAGGCCGCATGCATCGCGTGAACGGCGGCGAGATCATCAGCTGCGGCGGGGCCATCAATTCCCCGCAGCTTCTGCAGCTTTCCGGCATCGGCAACGGCGCGGAGCTTCGCGAGCTCGGCATCCCGGTGGTCCACGACCTGCCCGGCGTGGGCGAGAACCTGCAGGACCATCTGGAACTCTATGTGCAGTACGCCTGTACCAAACCGGTCAGCATGTTCCCGGCCCTGAAGTGGTGGAATCAGCCCTGGATCGGATTGAAATGGCTTTTCGGCCAGACCGGCGAGGCAGCCACCAACCATTTCGAGGCCGGCGGCTTCGTGCGCGGCAACGACCAGGTCGAGTACCCGAACATCCAGTACCACTTTCTGCCCATCGCCATCCGTTATGACGGGTCTTCGCCCAACGCGGGGCATGGCTATCAGGTCCACGTCGGTCCCATGAACACCGACGTGCGCGGTCACGTGAAGATCAAAAGCGCCGATCCCAAAGAATACCCGTCCATCCTGTTCAACTATCTGTCCACGGAACAGGAACGCCGGGACTGGGTCGATGCCATCCGCCTGACCCGCAAGATCATGACCCAGCCCGCCTTTGACAGTTTGCGCGGCCGGGAGCTGGCCCCGGGCGAAGACGTGCAGACCGACGAGGAGATCCTCGATTTCGTGGCCCGGGAAGGCGAGAGCGCCTACCACCCAAGCTGCACCTGCAAGATGGGCTACGACGACATGGCCGTGGTCGATAGCGAACTGCGCGTGCATGGCGTGCAGGGACTGCGCGTGGTCGACGCCTCGGTCATGCCCTATGTGACCAACGGCAACATTTACGCTCCAGTAATGATGATCGCCGAGAAGGGGGCCGACCTGATCCTTGGCAACACACCGCTCGCCCCCGACACCGCGCCCTTCTACCGGCACGAAAAAAACACGGCCAAGGTGAAGAAATGA
- the trpA gene encoding tryptophan synthase subunit alpha — protein MENNIDRALANKAGIQLMTHVVAGYPDLDVNADLIRLMASRGVKLIEIQIPFTDPLADGPTIMRANQAALDQGVTPRHCFELCAALSKELPDVAFMFMTYANIPFALGLETFMAKASQSGASGLILPDLSWDESDGDYAGAAREHGLHPIMVISPDTGGPRLDAILSRASGLLYTTLKVGITGAGAGIDQAGVEYVRNLKKKTALPIAAGFGISSPDHVRMLDGLADVAVIGSHIINLMDAQGLGAVDEFLAACART, from the coding sequence ATGGAAAATAACATCGACCGGGCGCTGGCAAACAAGGCCGGCATCCAGCTCATGACCCATGTGGTGGCCGGGTACCCGGATCTGGACGTGAACGCCGATCTCATCCGGCTCATGGCCAGTCGGGGGGTGAAACTCATTGAAATCCAGATCCCCTTCACTGATCCACTGGCCGACGGCCCGACCATCATGCGCGCCAACCAGGCCGCCCTTGATCAGGGCGTCACGCCCCGTCACTGCTTCGAGCTGTGCGCGGCGCTGTCCAAGGAACTACCGGATGTGGCCTTCATGTTCATGACCTACGCCAACATCCCGTTTGCCTTGGGGCTTGAAACGTTCATGGCCAAGGCCAGTCAGAGCGGGGCCAGCGGCCTGATCCTGCCCGACCTGTCCTGGGACGAGAGCGACGGCGACTACGCCGGGGCCGCCCGCGAGCACGGGCTGCACCCAATCATGGTCATTTCGCCGGACACGGGGGGCCCGCGTCTGGACGCCATCCTGAGCCGCGCCTCGGGTCTGTTGTACACAACGCTCAAAGTCGGCATCACCGGGGCCGGAGCCGGCATCGATCAGGCCGGCGTGGAGTATGTCCGAAACCTGAAGAAAAAAACCGCCCTACCCATCGCCGCCGGTTTCGGCATCTCAAGCCCCGATCACGTCCGCATGCTGGATGGCCTGGCCGACGTGGCCGTAATCGGCAGCCACATCATCAATCTGATGGATGCACAGGGCCTGGGGGCTGTGGATGAATTTTTGGCGGCGTGCGCGAGGACATGA
- the trpD gene encoding anthranilate phosphoribosyltransferase yields MNTISHILEHLTTGADLSALQAKEAFDLLLTGEVSPVQAGAFLMGLRAKGETAAELSAAVDAALGQARLIPGLSGKRIDTCGTGGDGQHSFNCSTAVSFFLADMGYQVVKHGNRAVSSKCGSADVVEDLGYPLVTEPEEARAELARHNFVFLFAPHFHPAFRHVGPVRQQLGVRTIFNLMGPLLNPALPTHQILGVPDFRFAPMIAQVLAARKGLERAAIVHGAGGFDELTPCGPGQVIFIEHGVIREAVIDPADFGLSTCVPRDLACDSKEEALKLQRQVLTGKGPKSLQDMVTLNLGVAIYLLEDNLPLDLAMEMAQAKVEQGLAREVCHA; encoded by the coding sequence ATGAACACCATCAGCCATATTCTCGAACACCTGACCACGGGCGCGGACCTCTCCGCTCTCCAGGCCAAGGAGGCCTTCGACCTCCTGCTGACGGGCGAGGTCTCCCCGGTGCAGGCCGGAGCCTTTCTGATGGGCCTGCGCGCCAAGGGCGAAACCGCCGCCGAGCTCTCAGCCGCCGTGGACGCGGCCTTGGGCCAGGCCCGGCTCATCCCCGGACTCTCGGGCAAACGCATCGACACCTGCGGCACGGGCGGCGACGGCCAGCACAGCTTCAACTGTTCCACGGCCGTGTCCTTTTTCCTGGCCGACATGGGTTATCAGGTCGTCAAGCACGGCAACCGCGCCGTGTCGAGCAAATGCGGCAGCGCCGACGTGGTCGAAGACCTGGGCTACCCCCTGGTCACGGAACCCGAGGAGGCGCGAGCGGAGCTTGCGAGGCACAACTTCGTCTTTCTCTTCGCCCCGCATTTCCACCCGGCCTTCAGGCATGTGGGACCGGTGCGGCAGCAACTCGGCGTGCGCACCATCTTCAACCTCATGGGTCCGCTTTTGAACCCGGCCCTGCCCACGCATCAGATATTGGGCGTGCCGGATTTTCGCTTCGCGCCCATGATCGCCCAGGTTTTGGCGGCAAGAAAAGGTCTTGAGCGCGCAGCCATCGTCCACGGCGCGGGCGGCTTTGACGAACTTACCCCGTGCGGTCCCGGACAGGTCATTTTCATCGAGCACGGCGTCATCCGCGAAGCAGTCATCGACCCGGCGGATTTCGGTCTCTCGACCTGCGTGCCAAGGGATCTGGCCTGCGACAGCAAGGAAGAAGCGCTCAAGCTGCAACGTCAGGTCCTGACAGGAAAAGGCCCCAAATCCCTCCAGGACATGGTCACCCTGAATCTCGGCGTGGCCATCTACCTCTTGGAGGACAACCTGCCCCTGGATCTAGCCATGGAAATGGCGCAGGCCAAAGTGGAACAGGGGCTCGCCCGCGAGGTGTGCCATGCTTGA
- a CDS encoding FadR/GntR family transcriptional regulator → MTTSEPLFFPAKAGRASEDVALQIEAAIMAGRLAPEQRLPSEREMQQQFGIGRGAIREALRALKQKGLLDIRKGVKGGAYVCKVGMVSIGESLALFLKQHDVAPSALIEFRESVDQTLVVLAITRGSVEAKQALVSMAEEFEACLRQNEHDADRIGHLDRDLNLALADMAANPIFEWIMQALQRGFSSHDYTLYDTPMYRERTAANWAETARAIADNDPLRARSLIGYHYAMLRHCLSDRAAASSRVSPDDS, encoded by the coding sequence ATGACAACCTCCGAACCTCTCTTCTTTCCGGCCAAGGCCGGGCGGGCCAGCGAAGATGTCGCCTTGCAGATCGAGGCGGCCATCATGGCCGGACGCTTGGCGCCCGAACAGCGTCTGCCGAGCGAGCGCGAGATGCAGCAACAGTTCGGCATTGGGCGCGGCGCCATCCGCGAGGCCCTGCGGGCACTGAAGCAGAAAGGGCTCCTGGACATCCGCAAGGGCGTCAAGGGCGGCGCCTATGTATGCAAGGTCGGCATGGTCAGCATCGGGGAGTCGCTGGCTCTTTTTCTCAAGCAGCATGATGTCGCGCCTTCGGCCCTCATTGAATTTCGCGAGAGCGTGGACCAGACCCTGGTCGTCCTGGCCATTACCCGTGGTTCGGTTGAAGCCAAGCAGGCCCTGGTGTCCATGGCCGAAGAGTTCGAGGCCTGCCTGCGGCAGAACGAACATGACGCGGACAGGATCGGCCATCTGGACCGGGACCTGAACCTGGCCCTGGCCGACATGGCCGCCAATCCGATTTTCGAGTGGATCATGCAGGCGCTGCAACGAGGGTTCAGCTCCCATGACTACACCCTGTACGATACTCCGATGTACCGCGAGCGCACCGCCGCCAACTGGGCCGAAACCGCCCGCGCCATCGCCGATAACGACCCCCTGCGCGCCAGGAGCCTCATTGGCTATCATTACGCCATGCTCAGGCATTGCCTAAGCGATCGCGCAGCGGCGTCCTCCCGTGTTTCGCCCGACGATTCCTAA
- a CDS encoding indole-3-glycerol-phosphate synthase has product MLEKFRLAKETEVRELLRLHDAGHVHTPWAAPRPGFGAALTRSGSSGIIAEYKRASPSKGDINLGVTPAEACAGYAGAGACALSILTESRYFKGDLSFLAEVAGLGLPLLRKDFIIHPLQVEATTATPASAILLIVRMFEDVSDLAMMHALCLTHGLEPVVEVFDERDLDRAKEIGSTIIQVNNRDLDTLTTDLGRCLDMVRRKEEGEIWIGASGIETLEQVRELKSAGLDALLIGTALMRHGDPGQGLARLTGGKS; this is encoded by the coding sequence ATGCTTGAGAAATTCCGCCTGGCCAAGGAAACGGAAGTCCGGGAACTCCTGCGCCTGCACGACGCCGGGCATGTGCATACGCCCTGGGCCGCCCCTCGCCCGGGTTTTGGCGCGGCCCTGACCCGGTCCGGATCATCGGGCATCATCGCCGAGTACAAGCGCGCCTCCCCGTCCAAGGGCGACATCAACCTTGGCGTCACGCCAGCCGAAGCCTGCGCCGGGTACGCCGGGGCCGGAGCCTGCGCATTGTCCATCCTGACCGAGAGCCGCTATTTCAAAGGCGACCTCTCCTTTTTGGCCGAAGTCGCCGGCCTTGGCCTGCCGCTGTTGCGCAAAGACTTCATCATCCACCCGCTGCAGGTGGAGGCGACCACGGCCACCCCGGCCTCGGCGATCCTGCTCATCGTGCGCATGTTCGAGGATGTGAGCGACCTGGCCATGATGCACGCCCTGTGCCTGACGCATGGCCTGGAACCGGTGGTGGAGGTCTTCGACGAACGCGATCTGGACCGGGCCAAGGAGATCGGAAGCACCATCATCCAGGTCAACAATCGCGATCTGGACACCCTGACCACGGACCTTGGCCGCTGCCTGGACATGGTGCGGCGCAAGGAGGAAGGTGAAATCTGGATCGGGGCCAGCGGCATCGAAACCTTGGAGCAGGTGCGGGAACTGAAAAGCGCCGGCCTGGATGCGCTGCTCATCGGCACGGCGCTCATGCGGCACGGCGATCCCGGCCAGGGCCTGGCCCGGCTTACCGGAGGGAAATCATGA